In Desulfomonile tiedjei DSM 6799, a genomic segment contains:
- a CDS encoding dodecin family protein has product MSVVKIIELVGESPIGWEDAMKQIIAEAQKTLRGITRIGVVEQDVRMINDKIDVWRVRAQVSFRIERSDNDKD; this is encoded by the coding sequence ATGTCAGTAGTGAAAATTATCGAGCTTGTCGGTGAGTCTCCCATCGGATGGGAAGATGCTATGAAACAAATTATAGCAGAAGCTCAGAAGACACTCCGGGGCATTACTCGCATAGGCGTAGTGGAACAGGATGTCCGAATGATAAACGACAAAATCGACGTCTGGCGTGTAAGGGCTCAAGTCTCCTTCAGGATCGAAAGGTCCGATAACGACAAAGACTGA
- a CDS encoding putative ABC transporter permease subunit, which translates to MANRFKNSKRDRLRTPFLASLIIALWVVIYIVFVKALAYFTAEEMFGTIAATKLLSMLLMTFGFVLVISNIITTFSSYYLSADLELIMAGPVPAKSLYSARFIETLGDSSWMVLVFGFPVFLAYGRVFSAPWSFYVLSFVTFFCLLSLVTSLSIFIVQNLVRTFPVRRLRDLFVLVGILVFIGVYLIFRMIRPEEFLNPEGFASVMDYLSIMSESSSPFLPTTWVMFVLKPYITGYGHDQIPYYLALLVLAALGAFRIAGHNHELVHFVGYSKAMESKGARLSKSRTVAVLSRVLNAVLDPPTSKLVMKETLLMARDWGRLSQLLLLLALILVYLYNFSVLPSLDSPEATMSLKSIVAFLNIGLAGFVLASLGVRFLFPAISSEGRAFWILKGSPIGLRRILWVKFFFYLVPMLILGLLLVIMTNWLLGLGTFMFVLCTATVALLTMGITSLSIGMGVLYADFKETDPNQAFAGFGGLLTMLYAALGVAAVILLEAYPIYKYLLAQFFHRSLRTQDYFFMGAWFVGALLVAVFLMIQPMRSGLKHITELEI; encoded by the coding sequence ATGGCAAACCGTTTCAAAAACTCGAAACGTGATCGGCTGCGTACTCCTTTCCTCGCCAGTCTCATAATTGCCTTATGGGTAGTCATTTACATCGTATTCGTGAAAGCTTTGGCGTACTTCACCGCCGAGGAAATGTTCGGGACAATTGCAGCAACCAAACTTCTCTCGATGCTACTGATGACTTTCGGGTTCGTTCTGGTGATCAGTAACATCATCACGACTTTTTCCAGCTACTATTTATCGGCAGATCTCGAACTCATCATGGCTGGTCCCGTACCCGCAAAGTCGCTCTACAGCGCCCGCTTTATCGAGACTCTCGGTGATTCTTCGTGGATGGTCCTGGTTTTCGGATTTCCAGTGTTCCTCGCATACGGTCGTGTATTTTCCGCACCCTGGAGCTTCTATGTCTTAAGTTTCGTGACTTTCTTCTGTCTGCTCTCCCTTGTCACGTCATTGTCCATCTTCATCGTGCAGAACCTGGTCAGAACGTTTCCCGTGCGAAGGTTGCGAGACCTTTTCGTTCTAGTGGGTATATTGGTCTTCATTGGGGTGTATTTGATATTCAGGATGATTCGACCCGAGGAGTTCCTCAATCCTGAGGGATTCGCTTCAGTCATGGATTATTTGTCCATAATGTCGGAGTCGTCTTCACCATTCTTGCCTACTACATGGGTGATGTTCGTACTGAAACCGTATATTACCGGGTACGGTCACGATCAAATACCTTATTACCTTGCCCTGCTGGTTCTTGCTGCTTTAGGGGCATTCCGGATAGCGGGCCACAATCACGAACTGGTTCATTTTGTAGGTTACTCCAAGGCTATGGAATCAAAAGGGGCTCGCCTCAGCAAAAGCAGGACGGTTGCGGTACTCAGCAGGGTTTTGAATGCTGTTCTCGATCCCCCCACATCCAAACTCGTGATGAAAGAGACGTTGCTTATGGCCAGAGATTGGGGACGGTTAAGTCAATTATTGCTTTTGCTGGCTCTTATTCTGGTCTATTTGTACAATTTCAGCGTGCTCCCTTCTTTGGATTCACCCGAAGCCACAATGTCCCTGAAGAGCATAGTGGCGTTTCTCAACATCGGGTTGGCCGGATTTGTCCTGGCCTCGTTGGGAGTAAGATTTCTCTTTCCCGCGATATCTTCGGAAGGTAGGGCGTTTTGGATACTCAAAGGGTCCCCCATAGGCCTTCGAAGAATTCTTTGGGTCAAGTTCTTCTTCTATCTTGTTCCCATGCTGATTCTCGGCCTTCTTCTGGTGATAATGACAAACTGGCTTCTTGGATTGGGAACCTTCATGTTCGTCTTGTGCACTGCAACGGTTGCATTGCTTACCATGGGAATTACTTCGCTTTCCATAGGTATGGGGGTCCTCTATGCCGATTTCAAGGAAACAGACCCGAACCAGGCGTTTGCGGGATTCGGCGGTTTACTTACCATGTTGTACGCAGCGCTGGGGGTAGCTGCAGTGATCTTGCTCGAAGCGTACCCCATATACAAGTATCTGCTCGCCCAGTTCTTCCACAGGTCACTGCGGACGCAGGATTACTTTTTTATGGGAGCCTGGTTCGTAGGGGCATTGCTGGTCGCGGTTTTTCTCATGATTCAGCCAATGCGTTCGGGCCTCAAACACATCACCGAACTGGAAATATAG
- a CDS encoding metallophosphoesterase family protein: MSRKIFAVGDIHGCYDKLTAMMKILPWSRENGDLLLFIGDYIDRGPRSRDVVEYLVQLRKKGGEFVFLKGNHEKMLLDYYIQQKDQMLYVANGGAETIASYVEGGIGRKAFVLPEEHLDFFLSLGLYYQTEDYIFVHAGLRDNIKIAEQSEEDLLWIREEFIYSAYDWNKRVIFGHTALETPFVTPSKIGIDTGAVYGNKLTAVELPRMKFYQV; this comes from the coding sequence ATGAGCAGGAAGATTTTCGCGGTCGGTGATATTCACGGCTGTTACGACAAATTGACGGCAATGATGAAGATACTTCCATGGAGCCGCGAAAATGGCGACTTGCTGCTCTTCATCGGCGATTACATCGATCGCGGCCCCAGGTCCCGAGATGTTGTTGAGTATCTCGTGCAGCTCCGCAAAAAGGGTGGCGAATTCGTGTTTCTCAAGGGAAATCACGAGAAGATGCTCCTAGACTACTATATCCAACAAAAAGATCAGATGCTCTACGTAGCAAACGGCGGTGCAGAAACCATAGCGAGCTATGTTGAGGGGGGCATCGGCAGGAAGGCCTTCGTACTCCCTGAGGAGCATTTGGATTTCTTCCTTTCCCTGGGCCTTTATTATCAAACAGAGGATTATATTTTCGTGCACGCCGGTCTCAGGGATAACATCAAGATCGCCGAACAATCAGAGGAAGACTTGCTCTGGATACGTGAAGAGTTCATTTACTCTGCGTACGATTGGAATAAGAGAGTGATTTTCGGTCACACGGCTCTGGAAACACCATTCGTCACACCCAGCAAAATAGGGATCGATACGGGTGCAGTGTACGGCAATAAGCTGACTGCAGTGGAACTACCCAGGATGAAGTTCTACCAGGTGTAA
- a CDS encoding DUF748 domain-containing protein: MRFKRLSVIIPVIAVILIITVLLALRFLPETEFIRSNVQDRLQKLTGQQVSVGSITVSPSCSGALCLYIKGIAVVSPQGKLLLAADELTLKPDILPLFNKEIAIESISVHGLRATVKRNPDGSVAAVFIPVPGSSEPERAGDLPSQDRPRAQERQQPETDNRIKWSVDTVTLTNARIDWVDQHILPGQEMQASLKNVNASLTRNETDRKVDVKMEAEFSLEGEKRSTLKCNGFLQPAPSMESIEAASLNITTGSLNLRPFDLYLPPWLDRRLVVEHCAASLNWVNNGKTDVKFKVALKSETKLPAQLKMHGDVVVSSDFSSLESAAITTETDNFPMTFLSASLPKDFPLDRETGVIKALVKSEWRNSRDWSVQGTVTLEDVVPSGVLKGLAEKSRIYTQARLEPDTLQLESLEIFEKERIASVRGTIARPFVEDRNLELQAQVLLRPEWSNKLGVHLPAGVAVKGTIPVSATLRGRLERLWVDMKADLSGPEIEWLPYIEKPSGRKASISVKGNFLPLKPQMSVEPAIVNIGLTGVNLRIDPKGKWIPGKYVAFESKFMLRPKRIDLKEARLSVRGGHETGDILTFKGDLNELGSPAPNVDGTIALQLDTDVMAVLLAQNQDITVKGSAPLKARISGSPSDLNWSVAMPLANLDMTAGNWFRKPGGLAGNIRGSGKYSGGQLDITAGQVTFPGVVLNAKGKAFDRKGDLGDITLDVSKADLKQLTKLIPAATQLKVAGPVDASITLNKRADKIVPHGKVRLNGVDYHPGSGLELDRIKGEVDIHGTALETSELSCSVRGTLEGPLKIKGAVRHVDSIPELNGNFSVAMDSGKIRADRLKGILDKANLALNVLFNVQEVQQTRLLSFKSLSGDFRIRQGDVVTNNLCVKGSDIRAGALGTLRLHSMNLDAFAGIQTYTAVGSALNKIPAVNEAIKKHGDLLKITGLDKELKRLGIGEDSGEAKTQGDAGVKKTPVTLLLKIHGKAEQPDIVPVLENTLSKETVTNLKSLIN, from the coding sequence ATGCGTTTCAAAAGGCTGTCGGTAATCATTCCGGTTATAGCCGTAATTCTCATTATCACAGTGCTGTTGGCCCTGAGATTTCTTCCGGAAACCGAATTCATCAGGTCTAATGTACAGGATCGACTGCAGAAGTTAACCGGACAGCAGGTCAGTGTGGGCTCGATTACAGTATCGCCCTCCTGTTCTGGAGCGCTTTGCCTTTACATAAAGGGAATCGCCGTGGTCTCCCCGCAGGGCAAATTGCTTCTTGCCGCCGATGAGCTGACTCTGAAACCGGACATTCTGCCGTTGTTCAACAAGGAAATTGCTATTGAATCTATTTCCGTGCACGGACTGCGCGCTACAGTGAAGCGCAATCCGGACGGATCAGTGGCAGCAGTGTTTATCCCCGTACCTGGATCTTCGGAACCTGAGAGAGCAGGGGATCTGCCATCTCAAGATCGACCCCGCGCTCAGGAGAGACAACAACCGGAAACTGATAATCGGATAAAATGGTCGGTGGATACCGTCACTTTGACCAATGCTCGCATCGATTGGGTCGATCAGCATATTCTCCCGGGACAGGAAATGCAGGCCAGTCTTAAGAACGTAAATGCGAGTCTGACCAGGAATGAAACCGATCGGAAGGTTGATGTTAAGATGGAAGCAGAATTTTCCTTGGAAGGAGAAAAGCGTTCCACTCTCAAATGCAACGGCTTCTTACAGCCTGCTCCCTCTATGGAGAGCATTGAGGCAGCGTCTCTTAACATCACGACGGGGAGCTTGAACCTGAGACCCTTCGATCTGTATTTGCCTCCATGGCTCGATCGAAGACTGGTTGTCGAGCACTGTGCAGCATCGCTGAACTGGGTAAACAACGGAAAGACGGACGTTAAATTCAAAGTCGCGCTCAAATCCGAGACGAAACTTCCGGCCCAACTCAAAATGCATGGGGACGTGGTGGTTTCGTCCGATTTTTCCTCACTGGAAAGTGCAGCTATCACAACCGAGACCGACAATTTTCCCATGACTTTCCTGTCGGCGAGCCTCCCGAAAGACTTTCCCCTGGATAGGGAAACCGGGGTCATCAAAGCTCTCGTAAAATCAGAGTGGAGGAATTCTCGCGATTGGTCGGTTCAAGGTACGGTTACGCTTGAGGATGTTGTGCCATCGGGCGTTCTCAAGGGACTGGCAGAAAAAAGCAGGATATACACTCAGGCGCGATTGGAGCCGGATACCCTCCAGTTGGAATCGCTTGAAATCTTCGAAAAGGAACGCATTGCATCCGTCAGGGGTACTATCGCCAGGCCTTTTGTCGAGGATCGCAATTTGGAATTGCAGGCGCAGGTGCTCCTCCGACCTGAGTGGTCCAACAAACTGGGAGTCCACCTCCCCGCAGGAGTAGCTGTGAAAGGGACCATACCAGTCTCGGCAACTCTCAGAGGCAGGCTCGAGCGTCTGTGGGTCGATATGAAAGCGGATTTGAGCGGTCCCGAAATCGAATGGCTGCCGTACATCGAAAAGCCTTCAGGGCGTAAAGCAAGCATCTCGGTGAAAGGCAATTTCTTGCCCTTGAAGCCACAGATGAGTGTAGAGCCTGCAATCGTGAACATCGGGCTGACCGGAGTAAATCTCAGGATCGATCCGAAAGGAAAATGGATTCCCGGAAAATACGTGGCTTTTGAATCAAAATTCATGCTTCGTCCCAAACGAATCGATTTGAAGGAAGCGAGACTCTCCGTACGTGGCGGTCACGAGACCGGTGACATTCTGACATTCAAAGGCGACTTGAACGAACTCGGATCTCCTGCACCGAATGTGGATGGAACGATTGCTTTACAATTGGATACAGATGTGATGGCAGTACTTCTGGCGCAGAATCAAGATATTACGGTTAAAGGCAGCGCACCGCTCAAGGCCAGGATTTCCGGTTCGCCTTCCGATTTGAACTGGTCGGTTGCCATGCCGCTCGCCAATCTTGACATGACCGCCGGAAACTGGTTCCGAAAGCCCGGGGGGCTTGCAGGCAACATCAGAGGTTCCGGAAAATACTCCGGGGGACAGCTCGACATCACCGCCGGGCAAGTGACGTTTCCGGGAGTGGTGTTGAATGCAAAGGGGAAGGCATTCGATCGTAAAGGCGATCTCGGCGACATCACGCTGGATGTCTCGAAAGCCGATCTAAAGCAACTGACGAAACTCATCCCTGCAGCAACTCAGTTAAAGGTAGCCGGTCCGGTGGACGCGTCCATTACTCTCAACAAAAGAGCCGACAAAATAGTCCCTCATGGAAAAGTGCGACTGAACGGCGTCGATTATCATCCCGGCAGCGGCCTGGAATTGGATCGTATAAAAGGCGAAGTCGACATCCACGGAACTGCTCTGGAGACTTCGGAATTGTCGTGCAGTGTACGAGGAACTCTCGAAGGACCGCTCAAAATAAAAGGTGCAGTTAGGCACGTCGATTCCATTCCCGAACTCAACGGGAATTTTTCGGTTGCAATGGATTCGGGCAAGATAAGAGCCGATCGCCTGAAGGGAATCCTCGATAAAGCCAATCTGGCTCTGAACGTGCTGTTTAATGTTCAGGAAGTGCAACAAACCAGACTGTTGAGCTTCAAGTCACTCTCCGGTGATTTTCGCATACGACAGGGTGATGTAGTAACAAACAATCTGTGTGTGAAAGGATCTGATATCCGTGCCGGTGCTTTGGGGACACTGAGGCTACATTCAATGAATCTTGACGCATTTGCGGGTATACAGACCTACACCGCTGTCGGAAGTGCTCTAAACAAAATCCCTGCTGTTAATGAGGCCATAAAGAAACACGGAGATCTCCTGAAAATAACTGGATTAGATAAGGAACTGAAACGATTGGGTATCGGTGAGGATTCGGGAGAAGCAAAAACGCAGGGAGATGCAGGCGTCAAGAAAACCCCGGTTACTCTGCTGCTTAAAATTCATGGAAAGGCCGAGCAACCCGATATCGTGCCTGTCCTTGAGAACACGTTATCAAAAGAGACCGTGACCAATCTAAAATCACTGATAAACTGA
- a CDS encoding Sec-independent protein translocase subunit TatA/TatB, with protein sequence MFGISMWELALILVVALIVLGPRQLAETARIIGRIYKEIQRMAWDVRSSIDLDSITSPPPKVPHYEPLLPKSDIPTPSAPPPNVGTQAERSGPDFYAELLEQSREESEAEKPEKTEPEEKKSPPASSAETEKRTS encoded by the coding sequence GTGTTCGGAATATCAATGTGGGAGTTGGCCCTTATTCTTGTCGTGGCTCTTATTGTGCTCGGCCCCAGGCAACTGGCCGAGACGGCACGAATTATCGGCAGAATCTATAAAGAAATACAGAGGATGGCCTGGGATGTACGGAGTTCCATCGATCTTGATTCCATAACGTCTCCGCCTCCGAAAGTGCCCCATTACGAACCCCTGCTTCCGAAATCCGATATTCCTACCCCTTCCGCTCCTCCACCGAACGTGGGAACTCAGGCCGAGCGTTCCGGCCCCGATTTTTACGCGGAGCTTCTGGAACAATCCCGCGAGGAGAGTGAGGCGGAAAAACCGGAAAAAACCGAACCGGAAGAAAAGAAATCCCCCCCTGCCTCGTCCGCGGAAACTGAAAAACGCACTTCATAA
- a CDS encoding phenylacetate--CoA ligase family protein, producing the protein MAKKYWDEKFEIMNESDMKAWQLQQLKQTVAWVYERVPFYKKAFDNAGVKPSDLQKLEDIAKFPFSVKTDLRDNYPFGLCAVPMSDVVRIHASSGTTGKPITGPYTAEDLNQWADLMARGLWAQEVRPDSILQNAYGMGLFTGGLGFLQGAMRIGCAVVPSGAGMTERQIMLIQDFGTTALCCTPSYCLTIIEKAEKMGIDFRKTNLRTGHFGAEPWTVEMRTEIEARSGIHAYEHYGLTELMGPGVSFTCEYYNIHINEDHVLPEIVDPGTLEPVDLGEEGELIFTSLQRRAMPMIRYRTRDICALRRDKCECGRTLITMDKILGRSDDMMIISGVNVFPSQIETVLMEFEEVEPLYQIRLRKKGYIDHIGVETEVKAAVYQSGQETLDNLCKKISSRIQQVIGINVPITILPPETIERSIGKAKRIIDER; encoded by the coding sequence ATGGCTAAAAAGTATTGGGATGAGAAGTTCGAAATCATGAACGAATCGGACATGAAGGCTTGGCAACTACAACAGCTTAAGCAAACAGTAGCTTGGGTGTATGAAAGGGTTCCTTTCTACAAGAAAGCCTTTGACAATGCAGGAGTAAAGCCTTCCGATCTCCAGAAACTGGAAGACATCGCCAAGTTCCCCTTTTCGGTGAAAACGGATTTACGTGATAATTATCCTTTTGGATTGTGCGCGGTGCCCATGTCTGACGTGGTTCGTATTCATGCCTCGTCAGGTACTACGGGCAAACCCATTACAGGACCTTACACGGCAGAAGACCTCAATCAATGGGCCGATCTCATGGCACGAGGATTGTGGGCACAGGAAGTCCGCCCGGATAGTATTCTGCAAAACGCTTATGGAATGGGACTATTTACAGGGGGGCTCGGATTCTTACAGGGAGCCATGCGGATCGGGTGCGCAGTAGTTCCGTCAGGCGCGGGAATGACTGAGCGCCAGATCATGTTGATTCAGGATTTCGGCACAACCGCACTGTGCTGCACGCCTTCTTACTGTCTTACCATTATCGAAAAAGCGGAAAAGATGGGGATAGATTTCAGAAAGACCAATCTCAGGACCGGTCACTTCGGCGCCGAGCCCTGGACTGTGGAGATGCGGACTGAAATCGAAGCACGCAGCGGCATTCATGCATATGAGCATTATGGGCTTACGGAACTCATGGGACCCGGGGTTTCGTTCACCTGTGAATACTATAACATTCATATCAATGAAGACCATGTCCTGCCTGAAATCGTAGATCCGGGCACTCTTGAACCCGTCGATCTCGGAGAAGAGGGCGAATTGATATTCACTTCCCTTCAGCGCAGAGCAATGCCCATGATTCGGTATCGTACGAGAGACATCTGTGCTCTCCGGAGAGACAAGTGCGAATGCGGCCGCACACTCATCACCATGGATAAGATTCTCGGAAGATCCGACGATATGATGATTATCAGCGGCGTCAACGTGTTCCCGTCACAGATCGAGACGGTTCTCATGGAATTTGAAGAAGTTGAGCCGCTCTATCAGATTCGGCTAAGAAAGAAAGGCTATATCGATCATATCGGCGTAGAAACCGAGGTGAAAGCCGCTGTATATCAATCAGGCCAGGAGACTCTGGATAATCTCTGTAAGAAGATATCCAGCCGAATACAACAGGTTATCGGCATCAATGTGCCTATCACCATTCTCCCGCCTGAGACTATCGAGCGCAGCATCGGAAAAGCAAAACGCATAATTGACGAACGATAG
- a CDS encoding alpha/beta hydrolase, whose product MRMNPESRIDVSIPCGTLTLEGVLEYPAHDSELLPAAVICHPHPLYGGNMHNSVVRAMRTAFLEYGAVALRFNFRGTGASWGTHGEGIDEIQDVLAALDFLQKQERVDSQRLGVAGYSFGSWVGLNAASRDSRPVSMIGISPPLEASDFSFLKHEKRPKLLLVGDNDFVCSVSSFRKLVAAIPEPKKGIVLKGHDHFHFGQEDDLVREMKSFLRGLPHD is encoded by the coding sequence ATGCGCATGAATCCCGAATCGAGAATCGATGTTTCAATCCCATGCGGTACTCTCACTCTGGAAGGAGTGCTGGAGTATCCCGCTCATGATAGCGAACTCCTGCCGGCTGCGGTGATTTGCCATCCTCATCCGCTCTATGGAGGCAACATGCACAATAGCGTTGTTCGAGCCATGAGAACGGCCTTTCTGGAATACGGAGCGGTGGCGCTTCGTTTCAACTTCAGAGGCACCGGGGCAAGCTGGGGGACGCACGGAGAAGGAATAGACGAAATTCAGGATGTGCTGGCGGCACTTGACTTTCTGCAAAAACAAGAGCGGGTGGACTCGCAACGTTTAGGCGTCGCCGGGTACTCCTTTGGAAGCTGGGTCGGACTCAACGCTGCTTCCCGGGATTCGCGACCGGTTAGCATGATCGGGATATCACCACCGCTTGAAGCGTCGGATTTCAGTTTTCTCAAGCATGAGAAACGTCCTAAACTACTTCTTGTCGGTGATAATGACTTCGTGTGCAGCGTGAGCAGTTTCCGGAAACTGGTGGCAGCTATTCCCGAACCGAAAAAAGGGATCGTTCTCAAGGGACACGATCACTTTCATTTCGGTCAGGAAGACGATCTGGTGCGGGAGATGAAATCGTTTCTCCGAGGGTTGCCTCACGATTAG
- a CDS encoding DUF308 domain-containing protein — protein sequence MSSIQANQERRSIRVKDFLDDFRAGMTDADMLKKYHLTPVGLEKFYNMLVEREIVSSSELEEHYRLESLRERQETETSSFICPCCLASHEVMFDICPSCGVSFQELISRENVNPSEVSEDSEPVAEQACKEDPTKQESLADAPVKHTEIPPAIVEPDEFMAPQTAREENDFLKSMETKPEFENSLDDILPALDQMEQDHVEESGPRCDGCETVMHFGVRDIYDRSRSKQALILAGILLFLGFCGSAVIGFFDGFSLLRLVTVYITGILFLLGAVFTGVAAFMFMAREKVFYCPSCTRIFPRA from the coding sequence ATGAGCAGTATCCAGGCCAATCAAGAGAGAAGAAGCATTAGAGTCAAGGATTTTTTGGACGATTTTCGCGCGGGAATGACCGACGCGGACATGCTGAAGAAATATCATTTGACCCCCGTGGGACTGGAAAAATTCTACAACATGCTCGTGGAACGAGAGATCGTCTCGAGTTCAGAATTAGAGGAACATTACCGTCTGGAGAGCCTGCGAGAAAGGCAAGAGACTGAAACATCCAGTTTCATCTGCCCGTGCTGCCTCGCTTCCCATGAAGTGATGTTCGATATTTGTCCAAGCTGTGGGGTTTCTTTCCAGGAACTGATCAGTCGCGAAAACGTGAACCCTTCGGAGGTCTCGGAAGACTCGGAACCTGTCGCGGAACAAGCGTGCAAGGAAGACCCTACAAAACAGGAATCCTTGGCCGATGCTCCTGTGAAACACACGGAAATCCCACCGGCAATTGTCGAGCCGGATGAATTCATGGCTCCGCAGACCGCGCGAGAGGAGAATGATTTTCTGAAATCCATGGAAACGAAGCCTGAATTCGAGAATTCGCTTGATGATATCCTTCCTGCTCTGGATCAAATGGAACAGGATCATGTAGAAGAGTCGGGACCGCGGTGCGATGGCTGCGAGACAGTTATGCATTTTGGAGTCCGAGACATATACGATCGATCCAGAAGCAAGCAAGCGCTCATTCTGGCAGGTATTCTTCTTTTTCTCGGATTTTGTGGATCTGCGGTGATCGGCTTTTTCGACGGGTTCTCATTACTTCGATTGGTAACCGTATATATCACCGGCATACTGTTTCTTCTGGGGGCGGTCTTCACGGGCGTTGCAGCTTTCATGTTCATGGCCCGGGAAAAGGTTTTCTACTGTCCGTCTTGTACCCGGATTTTTCCCCGCGCTTAA
- a CDS encoding alpha/beta hydrolase family protein, giving the protein MESNLIKVWFAKLLDALRFKTGVRKIDTVDPEKRDRKPFSVVSDGITIRGEVLFPSEHPARLYPAVVICHGIPGYGASRPESDPGYEGLAEEFTSEGLVAVIFNFRGCGDSGGDFDMMGWTRDLDAVLDVVVNTPHIDPTRIMVLGFSGGGAAAIRVAAENSNIYSMAVAGTPADFSFFNKDPEEIIADFKARGIIRDKDYPKDVDRWISGFIEIDPKRWIRHYKGKHLLIVHGDEDELIPLLQARELYENAPGGVAELEIIERGAHRLRLDPHCIQLLKKWFLRTLGWKQ; this is encoded by the coding sequence ATGGAAAGCAATTTGATTAAAGTCTGGTTCGCCAAGCTGTTGGATGCACTTCGTTTCAAGACCGGGGTCCGGAAGATCGATACGGTCGATCCTGAAAAAAGGGACAGAAAACCATTTTCGGTTGTTTCCGACGGCATTACCATTCGGGGAGAAGTCCTGTTTCCTTCAGAACATCCGGCACGGCTGTACCCTGCCGTGGTTATCTGTCATGGGATTCCCGGATATGGAGCCTCTAGACCTGAAAGCGACCCGGGTTATGAAGGGCTGGCAGAAGAATTCACCTCGGAAGGCCTCGTAGCAGTGATCTTCAATTTTCGTGGTTGCGGCGATTCGGGCGGGGATTTTGACATGATGGGGTGGACCCGCGACCTGGATGCAGTGCTGGACGTGGTCGTAAACACGCCTCACATCGACCCCACGCGAATCATGGTGCTCGGATTCAGCGGAGGTGGGGCCGCTGCGATACGCGTAGCTGCTGAAAATTCCAATATCTATAGCATGGCAGTTGCCGGCACACCTGCCGATTTTTCGTTTTTCAACAAGGACCCGGAAGAGATTATCGCGGACTTCAAGGCGCGGGGTATTATACGCGATAAGGATTATCCCAAAGACGTGGATCGCTGGATTTCAGGTTTCATAGAAATAGACCCCAAGCGCTGGATACGGCACTACAAGGGAAAGCACTTGCTGATCGTTCACGGCGACGAAGATGAGTTGATCCCATTGCTCCAGGCTCGTGAATTATATGAAAACGCTCCTGGAGGGGTTGCCGAACTGGAAATTATCGAACGCGGAGCTCACAGGTTGCGACTCGATCCCCATTGCATACAATTGCTGAAGAAATGGTTTCTTCGCACGCTCGGTTGGAAGCAATGA